One genomic segment of Aquipluma nitroreducens includes these proteins:
- a CDS encoding phosphatase PAP2 family protein, protein MKQILLFLLLLLSATTYSQNLDIRILRQINEHRNVHLDGTFKTISTSVSPISIGAPILIFGTGLIKKDQELRQKGLMIGESFLVTTVFATALKHAVNRARPFETYPDIQKLSAGGSSSFPSGHTSDVFSTATSLSLAFPKWYVIAPCYTYAALVGYSRMHLGVHYPSDVLAGAVVGAGSAFLCYKAQKWLNHRNRKKQNKPIGNL, encoded by the coding sequence ATGAAACAAATACTTCTGTTTTTGCTACTACTGCTTTCGGCCACTACCTACTCGCAAAACCTGGATATACGGATTTTACGACAAATCAATGAACACCGGAATGTGCATTTGGATGGCACTTTTAAAACAATTTCTACCAGTGTTTCTCCCATCAGCATTGGTGCTCCAATCCTGATTTTTGGAACTGGATTGATTAAAAAAGATCAGGAATTAAGACAAAAGGGACTTATGATTGGTGAGTCATTTCTGGTAACAACCGTATTTGCTACCGCCCTGAAACATGCCGTTAACCGAGCCAGGCCATTCGAAACTTATCCCGACATTCAAAAACTGAGCGCCGGGGGAAGTTCCTCATTCCCTTCAGGTCACACTTCTGACGTCTTTTCAACGGCCACCTCGTTGAGCCTGGCGTTTCCCAAATGGTATGTGATTGCGCCTTGCTATACTTATGCCGCATTGGTCGGATATTCCCGGATGCACCTCGGCGTTCATTACCCGAGCGACGTGCTGGCAGGTGCTGTAGTTGGTGCCGGATCAGCATTTCTTTGTTATAAAGCACAAAAGTGGTTGAATCACCGAAATCGAAAAAAACAGAATAAACCAATTGGTAATTTGTAA
- a CDS encoding response regulator transcription factor codes for MKILVIEDELALCETIVSYLEEEGYRCEQAATVELGSEKVNLYEYDCMLVDIGLPDGSGLLLVKELKKCHPETGIIIISAKNSLDDKISGLDFGADDYLTKPFHLPELNSRIKSLLRRRKFEGKQELVIDKITIQPENKQVLVGGEPLQLTRKEFDLLMFFVSNRGRVLTKESIAEHLWGDFADSADSFDFVYSHIKNLRRKLLERTGTDYFQNVYGTGYTFIA; via the coding sequence ATGAAGATTTTAGTGATTGAAGACGAACTTGCCCTTTGCGAAACCATTGTTTCTTATTTGGAGGAAGAAGGTTACAGGTGCGAACAAGCTGCGACGGTTGAACTGGGTTCGGAAAAGGTGAACCTTTACGAGTACGATTGTATGCTTGTTGATATAGGTCTGCCCGATGGAAGTGGTTTGTTGCTGGTTAAAGAACTTAAGAAATGCCATCCTGAAACCGGAATTATCATCATCTCGGCTAAAAATTCGCTGGACGATAAAATTTCGGGACTGGATTTCGGCGCCGACGATTACCTGACCAAACCGTTTCATCTTCCGGAACTTAATTCGCGCATTAAATCGCTGCTTCGTCGCCGAAAATTTGAAGGCAAACAGGAATTGGTCATTGATAAAATAACCATTCAGCCCGAAAACAAGCAGGTTTTGGTCGGTGGTGAGCCGCTTCAACTCACCCGTAAAGAATTTGATTTGTTGATGTTTTTTGTCTCCAATCGCGGTCGCGTACTCACCAAAGAGTCGATTGCCGAGCACCTTTGGGGCGACTTTGCTGACTCTGCCGATTCATTCGATTTTGTTTATTCGCACATCAAAAACCTGCGGCGGAAACTGCTTGAACGAACCGGGACTGACTATTTTCAAAATGTATACGGAACCGGATATACTTTTATTGCATGA
- a CDS encoding sensor histidine kinase, translating into MKLQTKINIRFLGVTFLVFSFAGVLFYFALDKVVDQNIREMLESRKAYILLNLQQNTPTSESIESPDHSIFIKRTEKMRQYTVFSDTLAFDQEEKELIPFRKMTFTVHSGGQFYEVILLQSLLESEDLLIVIVSFMVVLFVLVLLALFFLNRWLSNNAWKPFFKSLSVLNNWKIGESQVVSFDRTGISEFDQLNSTLENMMQKIRTDFVNLKEFTENASHEIQTPLAIIKSKLEMVLQDKTLDDQQHQRIRAAFESTIRLSKLNEALLLLSKIENRQFVKTSEIDICALVQSKLDYLEELFSLKQIEVTVRLDNQVVFRMNPLLADILINNLVSNALRHNIENGQFIISCANQELTISNTSQHGEMDGSRLFLRFAKQTTSNESNGLGLAIAYEICKNYHLDLNYSYSDGMHHMKISKKS; encoded by the coding sequence ATGAAGCTTCAAACCAAAATAAACATTCGTTTTCTTGGAGTCACATTCCTGGTGTTCTCATTCGCCGGAGTGCTGTTCTACTTTGCTTTAGACAAGGTAGTTGATCAAAATATCCGTGAAATGCTTGAGTCACGCAAAGCGTATATCCTTCTAAACCTTCAGCAAAATACTCCAACCTCAGAATCAATAGAATCTCCTGATCATTCGATCTTCATTAAACGCACTGAAAAAATGCGTCAATACACTGTTTTTTCAGATACTTTGGCTTTCGATCAGGAGGAAAAAGAACTGATCCCCTTCCGAAAAATGACTTTTACAGTTCATTCGGGTGGGCAGTTTTATGAAGTTATTTTACTGCAATCGTTGCTCGAATCTGAAGACCTTCTGATTGTTATTGTCTCGTTTATGGTTGTACTGTTTGTACTTGTTTTACTGGCGCTTTTTTTCCTGAACCGATGGCTATCTAACAACGCATGGAAGCCATTTTTCAAGAGTCTTTCGGTGCTAAATAACTGGAAGATTGGTGAAAGTCAGGTTGTCAGTTTTGATCGGACAGGCATTTCAGAATTTGATCAGCTAAACAGCACGCTTGAAAATATGATGCAGAAAATTCGGACCGACTTTGTCAACCTGAAGGAGTTCACTGAAAATGCTTCACATGAGATACAAACTCCGCTGGCCATTATTAAATCAAAGTTGGAAATGGTGTTGCAGGATAAAACACTGGACGACCAGCAACATCAGCGAATTCGAGCAGCCTTCGAATCCACGATCCGTCTTTCAAAACTCAACGAAGCTTTGCTTTTGCTTTCCAAAATTGAAAACCGGCAATTTGTCAAAACGTCCGAAATCGATATTTGTGCGTTGGTTCAGTCCAAGCTAGATTATCTGGAAGAACTTTTCTCCCTGAAACAAATTGAAGTGACTGTTCGGCTAGATAATCAGGTTGTATTTCGCATGAATCCTTTGCTGGCCGATATTCTAATCAATAATTTGGTTAGCAATGCGCTGCGGCATAATATTGAAAATGGACAATTTATTATTTCATGTGCGAATCAGGAACTGACTATTTCGAATACCAGCCAACATGGAGAAATGGATGGTTCTCGGTTATTTCTCCGGTTTGCCAAACAAACAACTTCGAACGAATCAAATGGCCTGGGACTTGCCATTGCATACGAAATTTGCAAGAATTATCATCTTGACTTGAATTATAGCTATTCGGATGGAATGCACCACATGAAGATAAGCAAGAAGTCGTAG
- the pepE gene encoding dipeptidase PepE — translation MKLLLISNSTMPGEAYLDYPKHEIKKFLGDKPLNALFIPYAAVTFSFDIYEQKVAERFAELGFQVKSIHHFSDPVKAVKDAEVIVVGGGNTWQLVRMLHDNQLMQVIREKVKNGTPYIGWSAGSNVACPTLRTTNDMPIIDPKGFDTTGLVPFQINPHYLDANPEGHGGETREQRIEEFLEINNDMYVVGLREGTMLLVEDKKMQLIGSRTARIFRKGNTPVELSSADDLSFLLK, via the coding sequence ATGAAACTTCTTCTTATCAGCAACTCGACTATGCCAGGGGAGGCATACCTCGACTATCCCAAACACGAAATCAAAAAGTTTTTAGGCGATAAACCATTGAACGCATTGTTTATTCCATACGCCGCAGTAACATTTTCATTCGACATTTATGAGCAAAAAGTAGCTGAACGCTTTGCCGAATTGGGCTTTCAAGTGAAAAGCATTCACCATTTCAGCGATCCGGTTAAGGCAGTGAAAGATGCAGAAGTGATTGTAGTTGGAGGCGGTAATACCTGGCAACTGGTCAGGATGCTGCACGATAATCAACTGATGCAAGTGATTCGCGAAAAAGTGAAGAACGGAACACCATACATTGGCTGGAGTGCGGGATCGAATGTGGCCTGCCCTACCCTTCGCACGACCAACGATATGCCAATCATCGACCCGAAAGGCTTTGATACAACTGGCTTGGTTCCGTTCCAGATTAACCCACATTACCTCGATGCCAATCCTGAAGGACATGGCGGCGAAACCCGCGAACAGCGTATCGAAGAATTTCTTGAAATTAATAATGATATGTATGTCGTTGGGTTACGTGAAGGAACCATGTTGCTTGTTGAAGATAAAAAAATGCAACTGATTGGAAGCCGGACTGCACGTATATTCAGGAAAGGAAATACTCCGGTTGAGTTGAGTTCGGCTGATGATTTGAGCTTTTTACTTAAGTAA
- a CDS encoding outer membrane beta-barrel protein, whose amino-acid sequence MKHLFFILLASFASFLAFAQENDSIIVVQSPKGRLSGLIDVQDLTNEGYNYWDEKFEGHWSGIEFGFNGLANAGYSMYPASEDHFLDNDLFRSNVLNLNILQYSRGFQQTRNNIGLVTGLGLSFQSYHLDNNTTISIDETKKIHPSIIYYDSSQKSKLSIAYLEVPLLVEFQIPIRNNANRLYFATGVTGAKKFESHTKLKYRKDGKREKLKSPGDYSINDYKVAATFRMGYRWANLFASYDIVPLFERRRGPVIYPFSFGFKLISF is encoded by the coding sequence ATGAAACACCTGTTTTTCATCCTTCTGGCATCCTTCGCTTCGTTTCTGGCATTTGCCCAGGAAAATGACTCGATCATTGTCGTTCAGAGCCCCAAAGGCAGGCTCTCCGGATTGATTGATGTGCAGGATTTAACGAATGAAGGTTACAACTATTGGGATGAGAAATTTGAGGGCCACTGGTCAGGAATTGAATTTGGATTTAATGGATTGGCAAACGCAGGTTACAGCATGTATCCGGCTTCTGAAGACCACTTCCTCGACAACGACCTGTTTCGCTCAAATGTGTTGAACCTGAATATCCTGCAATACTCAAGAGGATTCCAGCAAACCCGGAATAACATTGGCTTGGTTACCGGACTGGGATTGAGTTTCCAAAGCTATCATCTGGATAACAATACGACCATTTCGATCGACGAAACCAAGAAAATACATCCTTCAATAATCTATTACGATTCCAGCCAAAAATCAAAACTTTCCATTGCATATCTGGAAGTCCCTTTACTTGTTGAGTTTCAAATTCCAATTCGCAACAATGCCAACCGCCTGTATTTTGCAACAGGCGTAACCGGAGCCAAAAAGTTTGAATCGCATACCAAATTGAAATACCGGAAAGACGGCAAAAGGGAGAAATTGAAATCGCCCGGCGATTACTCAATTAACGATTACAAAGTAGCGGCAACATTCCGAATGGGTTACCGCTGGGCGAATCTTTTTGCATCATATGATATCGTGCCTTTATTTGAACGCCGTCGCGGGCCTGTCATCTATCCCTTCTCGTTTGGATTTAAACTAATCTCATTCTAA
- a CDS encoding outer membrane beta-barrel protein translates to MKQIILSIIAIAAFTLNLTAQETISEIKLSNSSPDVILNSDTVNQQKTQDTAIVRIGKKDVRVIDHDGGTEILWGRNKHHEVDPNKFKGHWEGIEFGFNAFDKPDYSMYNASDKDFMSLNQGKSLEIDFNFYELNIGLCKNYIGLVSGMGLSFNNYRFENSYTLQKGQFMTEPVSLNPDNLSKTKLAITYLNVPLLLEFQVPVNHNEGRLFVNAGIIGGVKIGSHTKVKYGDKKDKDRSGFNLNAFKYEATARIGYKDICLFANYSLTPLFQSGKGPELTPFTIGISFLN, encoded by the coding sequence ATGAAACAAATTATTCTCTCTATCATCGCAATAGCTGCATTCACTCTGAATTTAACAGCTCAGGAGACAATTTCTGAAATAAAACTTTCCAACTCGTCTCCAGATGTGATTCTTAATTCAGATACCGTTAATCAGCAGAAAACTCAGGATACAGCGATTGTGCGCATCGGTAAGAAGGACGTCAGGGTAATCGATCATGACGGAGGTACTGAAATCCTTTGGGGAAGAAATAAGCACCACGAAGTTGACCCCAATAAATTCAAAGGACACTGGGAAGGAATTGAATTTGGATTTAATGCTTTTGACAAACCCGACTATAGCATGTACAACGCATCTGATAAAGATTTCATGTCGCTTAATCAGGGTAAATCATTGGAAATCGATTTTAACTTTTACGAGTTGAATATTGGTTTATGCAAGAATTACATTGGGCTCGTTTCCGGAATGGGTTTAAGTTTCAACAATTATCGATTTGAAAACTCTTATACCTTGCAAAAAGGACAGTTCATGACCGAGCCCGTTAGCCTAAATCCTGATAACCTTTCGAAAACAAAACTTGCCATTACTTACCTGAATGTCCCACTTTTACTGGAGTTTCAGGTTCCGGTAAATCACAACGAAGGCCGTTTGTTCGTAAATGCAGGTATCATTGGAGGCGTTAAAATCGGATCGCATACGAAAGTAAAATATGGCGACAAAAAAGATAAAGACCGGAGTGGATTCAATCTTAATGCGTTCAAATACGAAGCCACAGCACGTATCGGATACAAAGACATTTGTTTGTTTGCCAATTACAGCCTGACTCCATTGTTTCAATCAGGCAAAGGGCCCGAACTTACACCATTCACCATCGGAATTAGCTTTCTAAATTAA
- a CDS encoding anti-sigma factor, which yields MKITRDNYESFFIDYMEGNLPESLIDQFLDFLNQNPDLKEELHLFEEIKLPQEFVVFQEKKQLHKSLADENSRLENTVVAYMEGDLDANENKVFETFLAGNPELKKEYDLFARTRLKPDSGIKYPKKRKLYRKSGATIVMNWVARAAAVILLAWGINSVIQTPNSPESQKTKMELAGALPKATPNAIAKKAESKETIQTAAGPAKSKPEKVNTVQKKTKIEPEETRPIDSPATTLDLTALTQIDPIVPKLDQEPLKEQLAFSRAVNMMKINESKNVMSVEEFLASRVQKVGKEGLFSAQRIARLGLNLASEISGERIGYEVKNGKITSVDFESKLMAFSIPLEKK from the coding sequence ATGAAAATCACAAGAGATAATTACGAATCCTTTTTCATAGATTACATGGAAGGTAATCTACCAGAAAGCTTGATCGACCAGTTTTTGGATTTCTTGAACCAAAATCCTGATTTGAAGGAAGAACTTCATCTTTTTGAAGAAATTAAACTCCCGCAAGAATTTGTTGTATTTCAGGAAAAGAAACAGTTGCATAAAAGTTTGGCTGACGAAAACAGTAGGCTTGAAAACACTGTTGTGGCCTATATGGAAGGCGATTTGGATGCCAATGAAAATAAAGTGTTTGAAACATTCCTTGCCGGTAATCCTGAATTGAAAAAAGAATACGATTTATTTGCCAGAACACGTTTGAAACCAGATTCAGGAATAAAATATCCGAAAAAACGGAAGCTATACCGAAAATCGGGAGCAACAATTGTGATGAACTGGGTTGCCCGGGCTGCTGCAGTAATTCTGCTAGCTTGGGGAATTAATTCTGTCATTCAAACTCCGAATTCTCCTGAATCGCAAAAAACAAAAATGGAACTGGCTGGGGCATTGCCAAAAGCCACACCTAATGCCATAGCTAAAAAAGCAGAATCAAAAGAGACGATCCAAACAGCGGCAGGTCCTGCGAAAAGTAAGCCTGAAAAAGTAAATACCGTTCAGAAAAAAACCAAAATTGAGCCGGAAGAAACCCGACCCATAGATTCGCCCGCTACAACCCTTGATTTGACTGCACTTACACAAATTGACCCGATAGTTCCTAAACTTGATCAGGAACCCTTAAAAGAACAGTTGGCGTTCTCCCGCGCGGTTAATATGATGAAAATAAATGAGTCGAAAAATGTGATGTCAGTTGAAGAGTTTCTGGCAAGCCGGGTTCAAAAAGTCGGTAAAGAAGGCCTGTTTTCGGCACAGCGAATTGCCCGCCTGGGCTTAAACCTGGCATCGGAGATTTCAGGCGAACGGATTGGATACGAGGTGAAAAACGGGAAAATTACCAGTGTTGATTTCGAAAGCAAACTGATGGCCTTTTCAATTCCTCTCGAAAAAAAATAA
- a CDS encoding RNA polymerase sigma factor: MNVKEYNQSVDLYSDNVFRFILKNIKDEERARDIVQDSYEKLWRNAGNVSFDKVKSYLFTTAYHTMIDILRKDKRQTYIADYQIPEDVHDTQYSDLAEILNIAVGQLPEIQRTVVLLRDYEGYSYQEIGDITKLSEAQVKVYIYRARVFLKNYIGKMEVVV, translated from the coding sequence ATGAATGTAAAGGAATACAACCAATCGGTTGATCTTTATTCAGATAATGTTTTCCGCTTTATCCTGAAGAATATCAAGGACGAAGAACGTGCCCGTGATATTGTTCAGGATAGCTATGAGAAATTGTGGCGAAACGCCGGAAACGTCAGTTTTGATAAGGTAAAATCCTATCTATTCACAACTGCTTACCACACCATGATAGATATTTTGCGGAAAGATAAGCGGCAGACTTATATCGCCGATTACCAAATTCCGGAAGACGTGCACGATACACAATACTCCGATTTGGCTGAAATCCTGAATATCGCAGTAGGACAATTGCCTGAAATTCAACGCACAGTAGTTCTACTGCGCGATTACGAAGGATATTCGTACCAGGAAATTGGAGATATTACAAAATTGAGTGAAGCCCAGGTTAAGGTTTACATATACCGTGCAAGGGTTTTCCTTAAAAATTACATCGGTAAAATGGAGGTAGTCGTATGA
- a CDS encoding S41 family peptidase: MKNIKLYIPVLVAITLVLGILIGNRLSRNAGKNIPATSNVNKFDAIVNLIQNAYVDSISTDSLIEKTIPQLLKNLDPHTTYIPAKEMVGVEEEMRGNFGGIGVQFSIQNDTVMVVDVISGGPSSKLGIMPGDRIITVNDTSLVVKGLKNEKVLSKLRGEKGTIVNVGIKRKGFKAPIAFSITRGDIPIYSVDVNYMIDATTGYIKVSRFGEQTYEEFMEGMKALDQQGMKNVIVDLRGNPGGYLNAVIKMVNEFLDKGELIVYTQGNAQARKTFQADSRGAYRDKGIIVLVDDFSASASEIFAGAIQDNDRGWIIGRRSFGKGLVQEQIPFNDGSAVRLTVARYYTPSGRCIQKPYDKGNDEYYKDIMERAIHGEFQKVDSIKYADTVKYKTLSGRIVHGGGGIMPDFFVPADTTGYSEYYSKVTQKGLVYQFALDYADSNRKELSSFKSAADFETYFGKVNILNLFTVFAEKKGVKTNPTDLKISSKIIDSKVKAYIARNIIGEKGFYPIIQNIDKTLLQAIEKTKLPIQQNLVGAVTK, encoded by the coding sequence ATGAAAAATATCAAATTATATATTCCGGTTTTAGTAGCAATAACATTGGTTCTCGGTATTTTAATCGGCAACAGGCTTAGCCGCAATGCCGGGAAAAACATTCCGGCTACCTCCAATGTCAATAAATTCGATGCAATAGTCAATCTCATCCAAAATGCCTATGTTGATTCCATATCAACTGATTCGCTGATCGAAAAAACAATTCCACAATTGCTCAAAAATCTCGATCCACATACCACTTATATTCCAGCTAAAGAAATGGTTGGTGTCGAAGAAGAAATGAGAGGTAACTTTGGAGGAATCGGAGTTCAATTCTCTATTCAAAACGATACGGTAATGGTAGTAGATGTGATTTCGGGCGGACCGTCGTCCAAGCTTGGAATTATGCCCGGCGACCGTATTATAACCGTAAACGATACCTCACTTGTTGTTAAAGGCCTGAAGAATGAAAAAGTACTTTCAAAACTTCGTGGCGAAAAAGGAACGATAGTGAATGTAGGAATTAAACGTAAAGGTTTTAAAGCTCCGATTGCATTTTCAATAACCCGTGGCGATATTCCAATTTACAGTGTTGATGTTAATTACATGATTGACGCAACTACCGGATACATTAAAGTTAGCCGCTTTGGCGAGCAAACTTATGAAGAATTTATGGAAGGAATGAAGGCACTCGATCAACAGGGAATGAAGAATGTTATTGTTGATTTACGCGGAAATCCAGGAGGTTACCTCAATGCCGTTATCAAAATGGTTAACGAATTTCTCGATAAAGGTGAACTAATAGTTTATACACAAGGCAATGCTCAGGCTCGTAAAACGTTTCAGGCCGACAGCAGAGGAGCTTACCGCGATAAAGGAATAATTGTTTTAGTCGACGATTTCTCGGCTTCTGCCAGCGAAATATTTGCAGGAGCCATTCAGGATAACGACCGAGGTTGGATTATTGGCCGACGTTCGTTTGGAAAAGGATTGGTTCAGGAACAAATACCATTTAACGATGGAAGTGCTGTCCGTTTAACCGTTGCCCGATATTACACTCCAAGCGGCCGTTGTATCCAAAAGCCTTACGATAAGGGAAATGATGAATATTACAAAGACATTATGGAACGCGCCATTCATGGAGAATTCCAAAAAGTTGACAGTATAAAATATGCCGATACTGTAAAATACAAAACGCTCTCCGGACGAATTGTACACGGCGGCGGCGGAATTATGCCCGACTTCTTTGTTCCAGCTGATACAACCGGATACTCGGAGTATTATTCAAAAGTGACACAGAAAGGCTTGGTTTACCAGTTCGCATTGGATTATGCCGATTCGAACCGGAAAGAACTTTCATCTTTCAAATCTGCAGCCGATTTCGAAACATATTTCGGTAAGGTTAACATCTTAAATTTGTTTACTGTCTTTGCCGAAAAGAAAGGTGTCAAAACCAATCCCACCGATCTAAAAATATCTTCGAAGATTATCGACAGTAAGGTTAAGGCCTACATTGCCCGCAACATCATTGGTGAAAAAGGATTTTATCCGATCATTCAAAACATCGACAAGACTTTACTTCAAGCCATCGAAAAGACCAAACTTCCCATTCAGCAAAATTTAGTCGGTGCTGTAACTAAATAA
- a CDS encoding deoxycytidylate deaminase, with amino-acid sequence MCCNDTNAETPINEPGSETSPNKQFLLDQRYLKMAAIWAQNSYCKRRQVGALLVKDKMIISDGYNGTPSGFENNCEDENNRTFPYVLHAEANAITKVAKSNNSSDGATLYVTSSPCLECSKLIIQAGIKRVIFYDNYHHDDGIILLRNANIEVVQIDL; translated from the coding sequence ATGTGTTGCAACGATACAAATGCTGAAACTCCAATAAATGAACCGGGAAGCGAAACTTCTCCAAACAAACAATTTCTGCTCGATCAGAGATACCTGAAAATGGCAGCTATCTGGGCTCAAAATTCCTATTGCAAACGCCGTCAGGTAGGTGCGCTGCTGGTAAAAGATAAAATGATTATTTCCGACGGGTACAATGGAACCCCTTCCGGATTTGAAAATAATTGCGAAGACGAAAACAACCGTACCTTTCCATACGTTCTACATGCGGAGGCCAATGCAATTACAAAAGTCGCTAAGTCGAACAATAGCAGTGACGGAGCAACTCTATATGTAACCTCCTCTCCTTGCCTGGAATGTTCAAAACTCATTATACAGGCAGGAATAAAAAGAGTAATATTTTACGATAACTATCATCACGATGATGGAATAATACTTTTAAGAAACGCAAATATCGAAGTTGTTCAGATAGATCTATAA